Within the Bacteroidota bacterium genome, the region ATATTTCAAGAGCCATTCGGTTGAGCGGGATCGTCACAACCCTTTCGGTCTTGACCATGTTCATCCTGATTTCCCGTACCGGTTGGCCGTTGATGCTTATCGATGTGAATATATGTTCGGGTGCCAACTGAGCCAAATCCGAATAACGCAGTCCGGTCACGCATGCAAAAATGAACACATCCCGGACGTGCTCCAGGCGTTGGGAGTCCGGAGTACAACTGGCCAGGTTCTTCAACTCTTCCATTGTCAGGTAAACTTTGGCGGCTTCGCGTTTAGTAACCTTCACCTCGCTGAAGTCCCCCTGAATGCCGGCTCCCCGTTTGTTCGCCCATGACACAAAGGTCCGCAAGGTTCCGATTTGCTTATGGACTGTGTTATCGGTCATTCCCTTCTTGTTATAAAGGAAGCTAACGTATGAATCCAAAAACTCAGGGTTGAGTTCAGCTAAGTCTGGTTTTCGCTTCAGATGGTTGAAAAAGCTCTCCAAGTGGGTGAACATTCCCCTATAAATTTTCATTGAAGCTTCCTTTGAGTAAGGTGCTTTGTGCTCGAGAAAATCTAATTTTATACGATTAAAGTCCTTCTGATCCGTTTCTTGTGGCCGGATGAAGTCTGAGACATTTTGGACAGATGGCATCCGCCCTTCCGCCCGTTCTTGCCTTACATATTTCCGAAGTCTATCTTCAAATGCCTGTAAAAGAAGGTTGAGCTCTATTGAGCCACGCGCATTTCTTTTTACTCTTTGGGTCTTTTCGTCCCAAAATCGGGGATCAATCTTTTCGCCTGTATAGAATCTGAATTTTTTCCCCCGATCCTGGTAGACAAGAAAAATAGGACGGAGGCCATCAGTACTTTGATGCCAAAGGTAGAAGTTTATTGTTGCCATGATGTGTCAGCCTGTGTGTCAATTCTGGGTCAATGTGATGCAATCGAATTGAGGAAAACACTGTAATAATATACAGTTTGACAACCAAAAACTATTAATTTTCAATACATTCAACAACAATAGGAAGCAAGGGGCAATCCCGCCACCTCCACTGATTTATGCCTTTTTGGCTCTTTTTTGACCGTTTTTTGGTTGTTGTGTCAATTTTCTGACACTCCGCCCTGAGTATCAATCTGTTTCAACTGGTTTACTTTTCTCAGTGTCGTTTAACCGGGTTTTCCCGATCAGGTTGCGACATTGAAGTCGCCATCTGCGAACCTGCCTGTCCCTTACAACCTGCCCGGAACCTGGCTTCAAAACTGAACGAACATGCACCAATCTCCTGGCATGTGGATGTGGTCGCCCCGGAGCATCTGAATGTTCAGGCTACAAAAAGGGTGTGGTGATTTTCATGCGAGGAAATAGGAAAGTCGTTTAAGTTAATATCTCACAACCCAAAATACCGGAATTCGGCTCCCGGTGTTTCCAGGGCGTAGAGGATGAACAGAATCATCAGTAGGTACACAACGGTGATGAGTCCATTGGCGAGAGGTTTGGGAAGGTATTTACATAAAAAAGAATACATAACGCCCGATGGTATGGAATAAGTCGGTGTAAATGGTCAGGGATTTTTCAAGACTGTGTTCCTTGGTGATGGCAAAACTGAGGATGACCACCTGAAGGGTAAAGACAATACTGATGGCCCGTTTCCACCAGGGACTGCTTTCAGGTGCAGGCCGAACCGACCGGTACCATTGCCAGATGGCGATAGCTGCACCATGATACAACGCCCACAACAGATATCGCCAGGAAAGTTCATGCCACAACCCGATCACCAGCATTGTGCAGATCACACCGATATAGGCATTTCTGGTCTGGGCAAAAATGGGAAAAAACACATATCGTTTGGTCCAGTCGGTAAGCGACATGTGCCAGCGTTTCCAGAACTCATTGATGTTGACGGCCAAAAAAGGAAAGTTAAAGTTTTCGGGTAACCGGAATCCGGCCAAAAGCCCCGCTCCCAGAATGATATCGGTAAAGCCCGAGAATTGGAAATACAGGTTAGCTCCATACCGGATGCAATCGAGATAACCAGCCAGCCCGGGATCGGTGACGGCACCGCTATTGAGCCACTGATTAAACTTCATCGAAACCAGAAAATTGGCCAGTACCACAATTTTAAAATACCCAAAAAGCAGTCGCTCCAGTCCTTCAGAAACCTGATCCAAAGACCATGAATGTGCTTGACGGTTTGTTTCAAAGTCGGGGTAACCGTGAATGGGACCAGCCGGCATGGTCAGTGGAAAAAACAACCAGGCCAGAAAGCCGGAAAAGGACAGAGATTCCACCTTTCCCTTATAAACCTCTGTCAGAAGATGAATGGCCTTGGGTATCAGGTAAGAGACGCCGATGGTTGCCAGCATCCAGGCCGGTGATACGTCGGGTCCCTGCCCGGTCAGCCATTTATTAACCACAAATAAAACAGCGAGAATCGAAAGTCCGGCCAGCCAGGCAGCGGAGGATAACGATCCGGTTCTTATCAACCACCAGACACTGACGGCTGAAAACCCAAAAAACACCAGAGACCATGGCATCATGATGGCCAGAAACACCATTCCGGTCAACGCCATCAGCCAGGGCCAGGCCAGCCGGTTAGCCACGGCAAGCAGCAGAATGGATCCGGTCAGAAAAAGGGTGAATTCAACGGACAGAATCTGCATACACCTCCTGATTGACCAGTTGAATAATGGCAGGAAGTAACTGTCGGCGGCCCTGAATGTTCAGATGTCCCGGATCACGGAACAGCCTGTTTTCAGGTACCGGAATGGACGGCCAGATAGCAACTGCCTGACTATCTGAAAACGCACGGCTGAATTCGGACGTGAATTGGGTTTTCAATCCAACTAAAATTGGGTTTTTTTCAAATTGGGCAATTCGAGGCAATACCAGAATCCGGATTCGGGTGCCCATTGCCGATAGATCGAGCAAGCGCTGAATCAGGTCGGGAGACAGTAGTGGATGATCGGAAAGAAAACCCTGGCTGAGACCATCTGCTTTCGATTCCAGTTCCTCTGGTTTTACTTCCCGTTTCAGCTGACGCTTGTTTCTTTTATTGGTCAGAAATTCTGTCTCATCCTCGGGAGAATTGGCACGGAGGGCAAATTTGAGAAAATTGTCCTCTGCTCCGGCAAGTGATCGAATCTTTCCCCTGAAAATTTCAAGCGGACTTTCGGCCGGTGTCGGTCGGTTCGTCAGCAGTAAGGACTGATCAATCACCAGCAAATCGGGCGGATGTTGAATAATCATATCCAATACAGGCAGGTAGTCCAATGCCGATCCCTGATACCGAATGAACCGGACAGATTTTACGACTTTTCCTGTCCTTTGGGTAAATGCTGTTTCAAAGGAGTTATCGAAAGGAACCGCATGTTTCAGAATCGAGGAGCCCAGAAATACCACAACCGGGGTTTCGGTTTTGGTTCTGATTTGCAGCAATCGCTCCTGTGCCTGCTGGTTCAATGCCGCCTTAATAGCTCCGGTTTCTGCCGACAGCAACCAGACTGCCAGG harbors:
- a CDS encoding phage integrase SAM-like domain-containing protein — protein: MATINFYLWHQSTDGLRPIFLVYQDRGKKFRFYTGEKIDPRFWDEKTQRVKRNARGSIELNLLLQAFEDRLRKYVRQERAEGRMPSVQNVSDFIRPQETDQKDFNRIKLDFLEHKAPYSKEASMKIYRGMFTHLESFFNHLKRKPDLAELNPEFLDSYVSFLYNKKGMTDNTVHKQIGTLRTFVSWANKRGAGIQGDFSEVKVTKREAAKVYLTMEELKNLASCTPDSQRLEHVRDVFIFACVTGLRYSDLAQLAPEHIFTSISINGQPVREIRMNMVKTERVVTIPLNRMALEI
- a CDS encoding MBOAT family protein, with product MQILSVEFTLFLTGSILLLAVANRLAWPWLMALTGMVFLAIMMPWSLVFFGFSAVSVWWLIRTGSLSSAAWLAGLSILAVLFVVNKWLTGQGPDVSPAWMLATIGVSYLIPKAIHLLTEVYKGKVESLSFSGFLAWLFFPLTMPAGPIHGYPDFETNRQAHSWSLDQVSEGLERLLFGYFKIVVLANFLVSMKFNQWLNSGAVTDPGLAGYLDCIRYGANLYFQFSGFTDIILGAGLLAGFRLPENFNFPFLAVNINEFWKRWHMSLTDWTKRYVFFPIFAQTRNAYIGVICTMLVIGLWHELSWRYLLWALYHGAAIAIWQWYRSVRPAPESSPWWKRAISIVFTLQVVILSFAITKEHSLEKSLTIYTDLFHTIGRYVFFFM